From Corvus cornix cornix isolate S_Up_H32 chromosome 5, ASM73873v5, whole genome shotgun sequence, the proteins below share one genomic window:
- the LOC120410054 gene encoding acyl-coenzyme A amino acid N-acyltransferase 2-like isoform X2, translated as MWENRVSPPRAGLGPTFPFPACRACTERRERGALGILGLGSTPPLRPRGGGYWETGRGWWVLGMRGLGNTWKRGVPAAGCTMVEVTVTPQSSLADRPVQIRVRGLSPSQLVTLRAWLKDEQGECFQSRAFFRADGAGEVDPGLHAALGGSYSGVWPMGLLWFLQPDTLFRRLVKRDVAGSPFRVRLEVFDGLSLAPDPKEQPLASCEAERWYVGPGVQRVPIREGRVRGALFLPPGPGPFPGVIDLFGGAGGLIEFRAGLLASRGFAVLALAFFAYDDLPRVLAQLDLEYFEEAVELLLQHPKVRGPGLGVVGVSKGAEVALAMAAFLPQVAATVWINGTAFLHGNPLVYKELRIPPIPYYTERVLFTELGAMDNSAIFADPRDPAYCASAIPVEKIRGKVLFVVGEADRSFNSKLFAELALARMPPESGRILSYPGAGHLIEPPGSPLCSNSSIRGTPRPVAWGGEPQPHARAQEDSWQEILQFLELQLGSVAAMKL; from the exons ATGTGGGAGAACCGTGTGTCTCCTCCCAGGGCGGGATTGGGGCCAACATTCCCGTTCCCAGCCTGCCGTGCCTGCACGGAGAGGAGGGAGCGGGGTGCACTTGGGATTTTGGGGCTTGGATCCACAcccccgctccggccccgggGAGGAGGATATTGGGAGACGGGGCGGGGATGGTGGGTGCTGGGAATGCGGGGGCTGGGAAACACATGGAAAAGGGGTGTCCCGGCTGCCGG GTGCACCATGGTGGAGGTGACAGTGACACCGCAGTCCTCGCTGGCCGACCGGCCGGTGCAGATCCGGGTGCGGGGactgtccccatcccagcttGTCACCCTCCGGGCATGGCTGAAGGACGAGCAGGGCGAGTGCTTCCAATCCCGCGCCTTTTTCCGTGCCGACGGAGCGGGAGAGGTGGATCCCGGGCTCCATGCCGCCCTGGGGGGCAGCTACTCCGGGGTCTGGCCCATGGGGCTCTTGTGGTTCCTGCAGCCCGACACCCTTTTCCGACGGCTGGTCAAGCGGGATGTGGCCGGCAGCCCCTTCCGCGTCCGGCTGGAGGTGTTTGATGGGCTCTCCCTGGCCCCGGATCCCAAGGAGCAGCCGCTGGCATCCTGCGAGGCCGAGCGCTGGTACGTGGGCCCCGGAGTGCAGCGGGTGCCCATCCGCGAGGGAAGGGTCCGCGGCGCCCTATTCCTGCCTCCTG GTCCAGGCCCCTTCCCAGGGGTCATCGACCTGTTTGGGGGCGCAGGGGGGCTGATCGAGTTCCGGGCGGGGCTCTTGGCCAGCCGGGGCTTTGCCGTGCTGGCCCTCGCCTTCTTCGCCTACGATGACCTGCCCCGGGTCCTGGCCCAGCTGGACTTGGAATACTTTGAGGAAGCAgtggagctgctcctccagcatcCCAAG GTCCGAGGACCCGGCCTGGGCGTGGTGGGCGTCTCCAAAGGCGCAGAGGTGGCCTTGGCCATGGCTGCCTTCCTGCCGCAGGTGGCGGCCACGGTGTGGATCAACGGCACGGCCTTCCTGCACGGAAACCCGCTGGTCTACAAGGAGCTCCGCATCCCTCCCATCCCCTACTACACCGAGCGCGTCCTGTTCACCGAGCTGGGAGCCATGGACAACTCGGCCATCTTCGCCGACCCCCGCGATCCCGCCTACTGTGCCTCGGCCATCCCGGTGGAGAAGATCCGGGGAAAGGTCCTCTTTGTGGTGGGAGAGGCCGACCGCAGCTTCAACAGCAAGCTCTTCGCCGAGCTGGCCCTGGCGCGGATGCCACCGGAGAGCGGCCGGATCCTGTCCTATCCCGGCGCCGGGCACCTGATTGAGCCCCCCGGATCCCCCCTGTGCAGCAACTCCAGCATCCGGGGCACCCCGAGGCCGGTGGCGTGGGGAGGAGAGCCCCAGCCCCATGCCCGGGCCCAGGAGGATTCCTGGCAGGAGATCCTGCAGTTCTTGGAGCTCCAGCTGGGATCGGTTGCTGCCATGAAGTTGTGA
- the CCDC86 gene encoding LOW QUALITY PROTEIN: coiled-coil domain-containing protein 86 (The sequence of the model RefSeq protein was modified relative to this genomic sequence to represent the inferred CDS: inserted 1 base in 1 codon) yields the protein MAKPPTCCRIPGGSPVREPPGMPSACSAPNKGLSSPSPARACLRGRLGVRGRARPGGAWRGSGAPGTGPGGGRRCPAPVVGGAARPQDGGAARPQDGGRAVRGGCCPLQRWRAGSPGGFGGERGSDVVSRRRRGAAWIMEGENGATPGSGPGATPEEPSGAAAAPAAARRRRKGGKKRQEAAVAXPRGKPKSGRVWKDPGKKRFSHMIQDKALRSSWARKMKERQERKLVRDLARQLEEAKQREKEEKKRRREENLKRRLENERKAEIVQVIRNPLKLKRAKKKQLRRVEKRDTLALLQKTPVRRSKATE from the exons ATGGCCAAGCCCCCCACGTGCTGCCGCATCCCGGGGGGGTCCCCGGTGCGGGAGCCCCCTGGGATGCCCTCAGCGTGTTCGGCCCCCAATAAAGGtctctcctcccccagcccagcccgcgCGTGTCTCCGGGGACGGCTCGGGGTGCGGGGGCGGGCTCGCCCCGGGGGTGCTTGGAGGGGTTCGGGCGCTCCCGGTACCGGCCCCGGTGGTgggcggcgctgcccggccccggTGGTgggcggcgctgcccggccccaagatggcggcgctgcccggccccaAGATGGCGGCCGCGCCGTGAGGGGAGGGTGTTGCCCGCTACAAAGATGGCGGGCGGGGAGCCCCGGTGGCTTCGGCGGGGAGCGCGGCTCTGACGTCGTCTCTCGGCGACGCCGCGGGGCCGCGTGGATCATGGAGGGGGAGAACGGGGCCACCCCGGGATCGGGACCGGGAGCGACCCCCGAGGAGCCCAGCGGGGCCGCCGCGGCTCCGGCCGCGGCTCGGCGGCGCAGGAAAGGCGGCAAGAAGCGGCAGGAGGCGGCGGTGG ATCCGCGGGGCAAGCCCAAGTCGGGACGGGTGTGGAAGGATCCCGGGAAAaagag GTTCTCCCACATGATCCAGGACAAGGCGCTCCGCAGCTCCTGGGCACGGAAAatgaaggagaggcaggagaggaagcTGGTCCGGGATCTGGCACGGCAGCTGGAGGAGGcgaagcagagggagaaggag GAAAAGAAGCGGCGGCGGGAGGAAAACCTGAAGCGGCGCCTGGAAAACGAGCGGAAAGCCGAGATTGTCCAAGTG atCCGGAACCCCCTGAAGCTCAAGCGGGCCaagaagaagcagctgaggcGGGTGGAAAAGCGGGATACGCTGGCCCTGCTCCAGAAGACGCCTGTGAGGCGAAGCAAGGCCACGGAATGA
- the LOC109143461 gene encoding membrane-spanning 4-domains subfamily A member 15-like isoform X2, with protein MAATTVTDAGSVRIITEVIPATDPRAAQLASGSQTPAPARTSFQTQGFRRAHPKVLGTIHIFTGIVHICFGIILTASEHRNPSLPVASGILFWLGILLLVSGSLLVESERRDSPVLIKTCCVVNVGIVLGTLVATGIHGTAVTRHVPGCENPKPFQTRPEWCLNTRSKTLSNALDSTFVLLGLLEFCVAVAVLAFGYDAARQHTYTQLVREAGIPGNPCKSLEC; from the exons ATGGCAGCCACCACGGTGACCGATGCTGGCAGTGTGAGGATCATCACGGAGGTGATCCCGGCCACGGATCCCCGGGCGGCCCAGCTGGCCTCGGGCTCCCAGACGCCTGCGCCTGCCAGGACGTCATTCCAAACACAAGGCTTCCGGAGGGCTCATCCCAAGGTGTTGGGG ACCATCCATATCTTCACTGGAATCGTCCACATCTGCTTTGGGATCATCCTGACAGCGTCGGAGCACAGGAACCCTTCCCTCCCTGTGGCCAGTGGGATCCTCTTCTGGCTTGGGATCCTG CTCCTAGTCTCGGGCTCATTGCTGGTGGAAAGCGAAAGGAGAGACAGCCCCGTGCTG ATCAAGACCTGCTGCGTGGTCAACGTGGGCATTGTCCTGGGCACGCTGGTGGCCACTGGGATCCACGGCACGGCCGTCACCCGGCATGTGCCCGGCTGCGAGAACCCCAAACCCTTCCAGACCCGCCCGGAATGGTGCCTCAACACGCGCAGCAAG ACCCTGAGCAACGCGCTGGATTCCACCTTCGTGCTCCTCGGCCTCCTGGAATTCTGCGTGGCCGTGGCGGTGCTGGCGTTTGGATACGACGCTGCCCGGCAGCACACATACACCCAGCTGGTGAGGGAGGCGGGGATCCCCGGGAATCCCTGCAAGTCCCTGGAATGCTGA
- the LOC120410054 gene encoding acyl-coenzyme A amino acid N-acyltransferase 2-like isoform X1, translating into MSPGACHQGRGRQGVTHPPVRGNTGNSSPMGLEVGNPHGFLHIPDFSWPVNTPLCIPGEGHGWELGWGDKGGHRVGNGAAGSSGKPWNGNALELHPGVTICGGVGPPMSGFRGCRREGGDRQEFRGAADAGWARGHEAGGGLCPRHSQVNDFQGILEPLPVQSPRPKLFPAGCTMVEVTVTPQSSLADRPVQIRVRGLSPSQLVTLRAWLKDEQGECFQSRAFFRADGAGEVDPGLHAALGGSYSGVWPMGLLWFLQPDTLFRRLVKRDVAGSPFRVRLEVFDGLSLAPDPKEQPLASCEAERWYVGPGVQRVPIREGRVRGALFLPPGPGPFPGVIDLFGGAGGLIEFRAGLLASRGFAVLALAFFAYDDLPRVLAQLDLEYFEEAVELLLQHPKVRGPGLGVVGVSKGAEVALAMAAFLPQVAATVWINGTAFLHGNPLVYKELRIPPIPYYTERVLFTELGAMDNSAIFADPRDPAYCASAIPVEKIRGKVLFVVGEADRSFNSKLFAELALARMPPESGRILSYPGAGHLIEPPGSPLCSNSSIRGTPRPVAWGGEPQPHARAQEDSWQEILQFLELQLGSVAAMKL; encoded by the exons ATGAGCCCTGGAGCCTGTCACCAAGGAAGGGGACGACAGGGTGTCACACACCCTCCTGTGAGAGGAAAcactgggaattccagcccaaTGGGGCTGGAAGTGGGAAATCCACATGGATTTCTTCACATTCCTGATTTTTCTTGGCCCGTGAACACCCCTCTCTGCATTCCTGGGGAGGGAcatggctgggagctgggatggggcgACAAAGGGGGGCACCgggtgggaaatggggctgcaggaagcagtgGGAAGCCTTGGAATGGGAATGCCCTGGAGCTTCATCCTGGGGTGACAATTTGTGGGGGGGTTGGCCCACCCATGTCCGGGTTCAGGGGGTGCCGCAGGGAAGGCGGGGACAGGCAGGAATTTCGGGGTGCGGCCGATGCCGGCTGGGCACGGGGTCatgaggcaggaggagggctCTGCCCTCGCCATTCCCAGGTTAATGATTTCCAAGGAATCCTTGAGcctctccctgtgcagagcccaCGGCCCAAGCTGTTCCCAGCAGG GTGCACCATGGTGGAGGTGACAGTGACACCGCAGTCCTCGCTGGCCGACCGGCCGGTGCAGATCCGGGTGCGGGGactgtccccatcccagcttGTCACCCTCCGGGCATGGCTGAAGGACGAGCAGGGCGAGTGCTTCCAATCCCGCGCCTTTTTCCGTGCCGACGGAGCGGGAGAGGTGGATCCCGGGCTCCATGCCGCCCTGGGGGGCAGCTACTCCGGGGTCTGGCCCATGGGGCTCTTGTGGTTCCTGCAGCCCGACACCCTTTTCCGACGGCTGGTCAAGCGGGATGTGGCCGGCAGCCCCTTCCGCGTCCGGCTGGAGGTGTTTGATGGGCTCTCCCTGGCCCCGGATCCCAAGGAGCAGCCGCTGGCATCCTGCGAGGCCGAGCGCTGGTACGTGGGCCCCGGAGTGCAGCGGGTGCCCATCCGCGAGGGAAGGGTCCGCGGCGCCCTATTCCTGCCTCCTG GTCCAGGCCCCTTCCCAGGGGTCATCGACCTGTTTGGGGGCGCAGGGGGGCTGATCGAGTTCCGGGCGGGGCTCTTGGCCAGCCGGGGCTTTGCCGTGCTGGCCCTCGCCTTCTTCGCCTACGATGACCTGCCCCGGGTCCTGGCCCAGCTGGACTTGGAATACTTTGAGGAAGCAgtggagctgctcctccagcatcCCAAG GTCCGAGGACCCGGCCTGGGCGTGGTGGGCGTCTCCAAAGGCGCAGAGGTGGCCTTGGCCATGGCTGCCTTCCTGCCGCAGGTGGCGGCCACGGTGTGGATCAACGGCACGGCCTTCCTGCACGGAAACCCGCTGGTCTACAAGGAGCTCCGCATCCCTCCCATCCCCTACTACACCGAGCGCGTCCTGTTCACCGAGCTGGGAGCCATGGACAACTCGGCCATCTTCGCCGACCCCCGCGATCCCGCCTACTGTGCCTCGGCCATCCCGGTGGAGAAGATCCGGGGAAAGGTCCTCTTTGTGGTGGGAGAGGCCGACCGCAGCTTCAACAGCAAGCTCTTCGCCGAGCTGGCCCTGGCGCGGATGCCACCGGAGAGCGGCCGGATCCTGTCCTATCCCGGCGCCGGGCACCTGATTGAGCCCCCCGGATCCCCCCTGTGCAGCAACTCCAGCATCCGGGGCACCCCGAGGCCGGTGGCGTGGGGAGGAGAGCCCCAGCCCCATGCCCGGGCCCAGGAGGATTCCTGGCAGGAGATCCTGCAGTTCTTGGAGCTCCAGCTGGGATCGGTTGCTGCCATGAAGTTGTGA
- the LOC120410054 gene encoding acyl-coenzyme A amino acid N-acyltransferase 2-like isoform X3, with amino-acid sequence MVEVTVTPQSSLADRPVQIRVRGLSPSQLVTLRAWLKDEQGECFQSRAFFRADGAGEVDPGLHAALGGSYSGVWPMGLLWFLQPDTLFRRLVKRDVAGSPFRVRLEVFDGLSLAPDPKEQPLASCEAERWYVGPGVQRVPIREGRVRGALFLPPGPGPFPGVIDLFGGAGGLIEFRAGLLASRGFAVLALAFFAYDDLPRVLAQLDLEYFEEAVELLLQHPKVRGPGLGVVGVSKGAEVALAMAAFLPQVAATVWINGTAFLHGNPLVYKELRIPPIPYYTERVLFTELGAMDNSAIFADPRDPAYCASAIPVEKIRGKVLFVVGEADRSFNSKLFAELALARMPPESGRILSYPGAGHLIEPPGSPLCSNSSIRGTPRPVAWGGEPQPHARAQEDSWQEILQFLELQLGSVAAMKL; translated from the exons ATGGTGGAGGTGACAGTGACACCGCAGTCCTCGCTGGCCGACCGGCCGGTGCAGATCCGGGTGCGGGGactgtccccatcccagcttGTCACCCTCCGGGCATGGCTGAAGGACGAGCAGGGCGAGTGCTTCCAATCCCGCGCCTTTTTCCGTGCCGACGGAGCGGGAGAGGTGGATCCCGGGCTCCATGCCGCCCTGGGGGGCAGCTACTCCGGGGTCTGGCCCATGGGGCTCTTGTGGTTCCTGCAGCCCGACACCCTTTTCCGACGGCTGGTCAAGCGGGATGTGGCCGGCAGCCCCTTCCGCGTCCGGCTGGAGGTGTTTGATGGGCTCTCCCTGGCCCCGGATCCCAAGGAGCAGCCGCTGGCATCCTGCGAGGCCGAGCGCTGGTACGTGGGCCCCGGAGTGCAGCGGGTGCCCATCCGCGAGGGAAGGGTCCGCGGCGCCCTATTCCTGCCTCCTG GTCCAGGCCCCTTCCCAGGGGTCATCGACCTGTTTGGGGGCGCAGGGGGGCTGATCGAGTTCCGGGCGGGGCTCTTGGCCAGCCGGGGCTTTGCCGTGCTGGCCCTCGCCTTCTTCGCCTACGATGACCTGCCCCGGGTCCTGGCCCAGCTGGACTTGGAATACTTTGAGGAAGCAgtggagctgctcctccagcatcCCAAG GTCCGAGGACCCGGCCTGGGCGTGGTGGGCGTCTCCAAAGGCGCAGAGGTGGCCTTGGCCATGGCTGCCTTCCTGCCGCAGGTGGCGGCCACGGTGTGGATCAACGGCACGGCCTTCCTGCACGGAAACCCGCTGGTCTACAAGGAGCTCCGCATCCCTCCCATCCCCTACTACACCGAGCGCGTCCTGTTCACCGAGCTGGGAGCCATGGACAACTCGGCCATCTTCGCCGACCCCCGCGATCCCGCCTACTGTGCCTCGGCCATCCCGGTGGAGAAGATCCGGGGAAAGGTCCTCTTTGTGGTGGGAGAGGCCGACCGCAGCTTCAACAGCAAGCTCTTCGCCGAGCTGGCCCTGGCGCGGATGCCACCGGAGAGCGGCCGGATCCTGTCCTATCCCGGCGCCGGGCACCTGATTGAGCCCCCCGGATCCCCCCTGTGCAGCAACTCCAGCATCCGGGGCACCCCGAGGCCGGTGGCGTGGGGAGGAGAGCCCCAGCCCCATGCCCGGGCCCAGGAGGATTCCTGGCAGGAGATCCTGCAGTTCTTGGAGCTCCAGCTGGGATCGGTTGCTGCCATGAAGTTGTGA
- the LOC109143461 gene encoding membrane-spanning 4-domains subfamily A member 15-like isoform X3, which produces MAATTVTDAGSVRIITEVIPATDPRAAQLASGSQTPAPARTSFQTQGFRRAHPKVLGTIHIFTGIVHICFGIILTASEHRNPSLPVASGILFWLGILQLLVSGSLLVESERRDSPVLIKTCCVVNVGIVLGTLVATGIHGTAVTRHVPGCENPKPFQTRPEWCLNTRSKTLSNALDSTFVLLGLLEFCVAVAVLAFGYDAARQHTYTQLAL; this is translated from the exons ATGGCAGCCACCACGGTGACCGATGCTGGCAGTGTGAGGATCATCACGGAGGTGATCCCGGCCACGGATCCCCGGGCGGCCCAGCTGGCCTCGGGCTCCCAGACGCCTGCGCCTGCCAGGACGTCATTCCAAACACAAGGCTTCCGGAGGGCTCATCCCAAGGTGTTGGGG ACCATCCATATCTTCACTGGAATCGTCCACATCTGCTTTGGGATCATCCTGACAGCGTCGGAGCACAGGAACCCTTCCCTCCCTGTGGCCAGTGGGATCCTCTTCTGGCTTGGGATCCTG CAGCTCCTAGTCTCGGGCTCATTGCTGGTGGAAAGCGAAAGGAGAGACAGCCCCGTGCTG ATCAAGACCTGCTGCGTGGTCAACGTGGGCATTGTCCTGGGCACGCTGGTGGCCACTGGGATCCACGGCACGGCCGTCACCCGGCATGTGCCCGGCTGCGAGAACCCCAAACCCTTCCAGACCCGCCCGGAATGGTGCCTCAACACGCGCAGCAAG ACCCTGAGCAACGCGCTGGATTCCACCTTCGTGCTCCTCGGCCTCCTGGAATTCTGCGTGGCCGTGGCGGTGCTGGCGTTTGGATACGACGCTGCCCGGCAGCACACATACACCCAGCTG GCGCTGTAG
- the LOC109143461 gene encoding membrane-spanning 4-domains subfamily A member 15-like isoform X1, which yields MAATTVTDAGSVRIITEVIPATDPRAAQLASGSQTPAPARTSFQTQGFRRAHPKVLGTIHIFTGIVHICFGIILTASEHRNPSLPVASGILFWLGILQLLVSGSLLVESERRDSPVLIKTCCVVNVGIVLGTLVATGIHGTAVTRHVPGCENPKPFQTRPEWCLNTRSKTLSNALDSTFVLLGLLEFCVAVAVLAFGYDAARQHTYTQLVREAGIPGNPCKSLEC from the exons ATGGCAGCCACCACGGTGACCGATGCTGGCAGTGTGAGGATCATCACGGAGGTGATCCCGGCCACGGATCCCCGGGCGGCCCAGCTGGCCTCGGGCTCCCAGACGCCTGCGCCTGCCAGGACGTCATTCCAAACACAAGGCTTCCGGAGGGCTCATCCCAAGGTGTTGGGG ACCATCCATATCTTCACTGGAATCGTCCACATCTGCTTTGGGATCATCCTGACAGCGTCGGAGCACAGGAACCCTTCCCTCCCTGTGGCCAGTGGGATCCTCTTCTGGCTTGGGATCCTG CAGCTCCTAGTCTCGGGCTCATTGCTGGTGGAAAGCGAAAGGAGAGACAGCCCCGTGCTG ATCAAGACCTGCTGCGTGGTCAACGTGGGCATTGTCCTGGGCACGCTGGTGGCCACTGGGATCCACGGCACGGCCGTCACCCGGCATGTGCCCGGCTGCGAGAACCCCAAACCCTTCCAGACCCGCCCGGAATGGTGCCTCAACACGCGCAGCAAG ACCCTGAGCAACGCGCTGGATTCCACCTTCGTGCTCCTCGGCCTCCTGGAATTCTGCGTGGCCGTGGCGGTGCTGGCGTTTGGATACGACGCTGCCCGGCAGCACACATACACCCAGCTGGTGAGGGAGGCGGGGATCCCCGGGAATCCCTGCAAGTCCCTGGAATGCTGA